ACGAAGGCGAGCAGCCCGATGCCGAGCGCGAGGGCGAACAGCAGCGGCGGCACGGGGATCGCCGGCACCGACTGCTGTTCGATCGTGCGCTGGGCGCCCGACATGAGGTCGCCGAAGGCCTCGAAGGTGCCCTGCGTCGGGATGACGAGGGCGATGCTCGTGGCCCCGCCGAACACGAGGGTCAGGAGGGCGAGGAGCACGACGAGTTCGAGCACGGGCACGAGCGAGGCGGGCGTGCGCAGCGCGCGCAGACCCGTGCCGGCGAACAGCACGCCCCCGGCGATGAAGGCGCAGAGCCACCACCACCCGCTGCCCGCGATGAGCGGGCCGAGGGCCATCGCCGCGGTGACGAGCAGCAGGAAGGACGCGGCGGTGAGGGCGAGCCGCTGGGCGCGCGACAGGGGAACCGGATCAGGGCGCATCGGGCGCTCCGGGTACGACTGGGCCGCGACGCGCGGCAGCGTCGCGCGGAGCAGCGGGCTGCACGCGAGTCGTGCCCGACCACGCCGCCGGGATGTCGGCCGCCCGGCGCACGCGCACGACGCGCCAGTCGGCCTTCTCGAGCAGATCGATGATGCGGCCGGACACCGCTTCGGTCGCGAAGGCCACTGCGGGTTCGATGCCCGAACGCATTGCGACGAGCGAGCGGGCATCGTGTTCGTCGGGGTCCACGAGCACGGCGAACCCCGGCATGCGGGCATCGCGGCCGCGCGAGCCCGCGGTGTGCGCCCGCGTGTTCGACGCGGGGCGCGCCCCCGCGGAGCCGGTGGGTCCGTCGAGACGGGCGAGGTCTTCGAGCATCAGCCGATCGCCGCCGGGCATGCGGTAGCCCGCACCCGAGTCGCCCGCGGCGAGGCCGCGCTCGGTGTCGTCGAGGCGGTCGCAGCGCACGCGGTACCCGTGCTCGAGCAGGTGGATGCCGATCGACGCAGCGACCTCGACACCGAGTTCGAAGCCGAAATGCGGCCCGTCGTCGCCGTCGCGCCGATGGCCCGCCGGCTTCGCGCGTCCGGCGAGGGTCGTGTCGAGGATGATCCGCGCCTCGGGGTCGCCGCGCTGCTCCTCTTCGCGCACCATGAGCTCGCCGCGCCGGGCGGTCGCCGCCCAGTTCACCCGCCGCATCGGGTCGCCGTAGCGGTACTCGCGAGCGATGAGCTCGTCGGAGTTCGGGTGGGTGCGCAACTGCAGGCCGTTGAGCACGCCGTCGACGCTCGCCGCCGAGCCGAGCGCGGCGTCGAGCGGCGTCACCCGCGGCGTGACCACGACCTCGTGGGCGGCCCCGATGTCGCGGTCGACCCGGGCGAGCCCGAACGGATCTGCGATGCCGACGCGCAGCGGGCCGATCGGGTAGACCCCGCGTCGAGGGGTCCGCAGCCGGTACTCGACGCGCACCGTGTCGTCACCGGAGGGCAGCATCGACTCGTAGGGCCCCATCGCGGGCAGGATCGCCTCGGGCGCGGCCGTGAGCGTCGACGGCACCCCGTCGCGCCAGTGCGCCCCGTCGAACGTTCGACGCGAACGGTTCTTGATGACGAGCGCAACCCGGGTGGAGGTGCCGGCCTCGACGACCGGCGGGGCGAATCTGCGGGTGACCCCGAGGCTCGGCTTGCGCATGGCGACGAAGAGGGCGGCCACGGCCGGCATGGCGATGCCGACGAAGGCGAGCACGAGCACGTCGCGCGAGTCGAACCAAAGCGACACCGCGAGCAGCGCCACCCCGACGATGACGAGCGTGGCACCCCGGCGAGTGAGCCGCGGCCAGGTCGCGATTCGAGCGCTCCGACCAGTGAGTCGCGGCGATGTCGCGATTCGAGCGGAGCGGGGGCGCCACATGTCAGTTCCTTCGCGCGCTGCCGACCGGAACCGGCGTCTCCCCCACGATGCGGCGCACGATGGCGTCGATGAGCGGCCCGCTGTCGCGGTCGTGCGCCCCGACCGCACGGCTGGTCGGCACGAGCCGGTGCGCCAGCACCGGCACCGCGAGGGCGTCGACATCGTCGGGCAGCACGAAGTCGCGGCCGTGCATGGCCGCGTGCGCCTTCGCTGCGCGGATGAGCTGCAGCGTGGCTCGCGGACTCGCGCCGAGCCGCAGCTGCCGGTCTTCGCGCGTGGCCCGCGCGAGGTCGACGGCGTACTCCTTGACCGGCTGCGACGTGAAGACGTGCTGCACGGCCTCGATCATGCCGCGGAGCTCGTCGAGGTCGACGACCGGCTCGAGCGCGTCGAGTGGGCTCGACGTCTCTCGGGTCGAGAGCATCGCCAGCTCGTCGGCCGACGACGGGTAGCCCATGGAGATGCGGGCCATGAAGCGGTCGCGCTGCGCCTCGGGCAGCGGATAGGTGCCCTCCATCTCGACCGGGTTCTGCGTCGCGATGACGGTGAACGGCGGCTCGAGCCGGTAGGTCGTGCCGTCGGCGGTGACCTGTCGCTCCTCCATGCACTCGAGCAGCGCCGACTGCGTCTTCGGGCTCGCACGGTTGATCTCGTCGCCGATGACGATGTTGGCGAACACCGGCCCGTGCTTGAACTCGAAGCGCCGGCTCGCCTGGTCGAACACCGAGACGCCGGTGACGTCGCTCGGCAGCAGGTCGGGCGTGAACTGGATGCGGCTGACCGTCGCGTCGACCGAGCGGGCGAGGGTCTTGGCGAGCATCGTCTTGCCCACGCCGGGCACGTCTTCGATGAGCAGGTGGCCCTCGGCGAGCAGCACGGTGAGCGCGCTCGTGACCGCCTCGCGCTTGCCGGCGATGACCGCCTCGACGTTCTGCACGATGGCGGCGGCCCGCGCACCGACCTCGTCGATGCCCATCTTCGTCGCGACGGCGGTCGTCTCGGTCATGGCGTCATCGCCGCCTGGAGGTACTCGGCCACCGCCGGCGGCACGTACGGCGCGACGTCGCCGCCGAGCGCGGACACCTGACGCACGAGCGAACTCGACACGTGCGCGTTCGCCGGGTCGGGGAGGAGGAACACCGTCTCGACCCCCGCGAGATGGCGGTTGACGATCGCCATGGGCGTCTCGTAGGCGACGTCGAGCTGCGATCGCACGCCCTTCACCAACACGGAGGCGCCGACGTCGGTGCAGTAGTCGACGAGGAGGCCCATGCTCCACGAGGCCACGACGATGCGACCCTGGATGCCAGCTTCGGCGATCGAGCGCTCGATGAGCGAGACCCGCTGCGCGATCGGCAGCAGCGCCGACTTGTCGGGGTTGTGCACGACGACGACGTGCAGCTCGTCGTAGAGCCCGGCGGCCCGTTCGATGACGTCGAGGTGGCCGCGCGTGACGGGGTCGAACGATCCTGGGACGACGGCGATCCGCTGCATACGCAACAGCGTACTGCCCGTTCCGCCTCGCGCGAGGGGCTGTGGAGAGTCTCAGCCCTTGCTCAGGTATCCGCTGGTCTCCTCGTCGAGCCGGCGGCGCACCGCAGCGGCGAGCGCCGGGTGCGCAGCGAGCCCGTCGCCGCCGTCGAGCACCTCCTGCGCCATCTCGCGAGCCTCGGCGATGAGGTCGCCGTCACGCGCGACCTTCAACAGCTTGAGCGACGAGCGACCTCCGGATTGCACGGCACCGAGCACGTCGCCCTCCTGCCTCAGCTCGAGGTCGGCCTGGGCGAGTTCGAAGCCGTCGAGCGTGGCGGCGACGGCCTCGACGCGCTGCAGGGCGAGCGACCCTGGCACGGCCGACGTCACGAGCAGACAGAGGCCGGGCACCGAGCCCCGGCCGACCCGGCCGCGCAGCTGGTGCAGCTGAGAGACGCCGAACCGGTCGGCGTCGACGACGACCATGGCGCTCGCGTTCGGAACGTCGACGCCGACCTCGATGACCGTGGTCGCGACGAGCACGTCGATCTCGCCGGCCGAGAACGCGCGCATCGCCGCGTCCTTCTCGTCGGCCGACATCCTCCCGTGCAGGGGTGCGATGCGCGTCTCGGCGAAGCGGGGGTGGGCGCGCAGCTCCGCCAGCACGGCGACGACGGATGCCACGGGCGCCGCGGCATCCGCTCGGCCGTCGGCGTCGCCGTCGCTCGACGCGACCTCGGCACGGCCCTCGGGCCCCTCATCTTCGACGACCTTCGCCTCGATGGCGGGGCAGACGACGAACGCCTGCCGCCCGAGCGCGAGCTCTTCGGCGAGCCGCTCCCAGATTCGCGGACGCCAGGTCGGCCGGATCGCGAGCGGCACGACCTGCGAGGTGATGCCGGCGCGGCCGGCGGGCAGCTCGCGGATGGTCGACACGTCGAGGTCGCCGAACACCGTCATCGCGACGGTGCGCGGGATCGGCGTGGCGGTCAGCACGAGCACGTGCGGCGGACTCTGCCCCTTCAGCCGGAGGGCCTCGCGCTGCTCGACGCCGAAGCGGTGCTGCTCGTCGACGACCACGAGACCGAGGTCGGCGAACGAGACGTTGTCGCCGAGCAGCGCATGCGTGCCGACGACGATGCGGGACTGGCCCGCAGCAGCGCGCAGGAGCGCCTTCTTGCGCTCGGCGAGCGGCAGTTGGCCCGTGAGCAGCGTCGGCACGAGTTCCGCCGCCAGATCGGGCCCGAGCATCTTGGCGATCGATCGCAGGTGCTGGCCGGCGAGCACCTCGGTCGGAGCGAGGAGCGCCGATTGGCCGCCCGAGTCGGCGACGGCCAACATCGCGCGGAGCGCCACGACCGTCTTGCCCGAGCCCACCTCGCCCTGCACGAGCCGGTTCATCGGCACCGGCTCGCCGAGGTCGTGCGCGATCTCGCCGCCGACGTCGAGCTGGTCGCCGGTGAGCGTGAACGGCAGGGCCGCGTCGAACCGCTCGAGGAGGCCCCCGGGCACGGGCTGGCGCGCGGCGGTCGTGTGCGTGCGCAGCTCGGCCCGACGCTCGAGCAGCGCCGTCTGCAGCACGAACGCCTCGGTGAAGCGAAGCGTGCCGCGCGCGCGCTTCCAGTCGCCGTCGCGCTCGGGCCGGTGCACGAGTTCGAGCGCCTCACGATGCGCGAGGAGCGACTTCGCGGCGCGCACCGAGGCGGGAAGCGGGTCGTCGAGCGGGGCGAGCCCGTCGAGCACGAGCTCGATCGCCTTCGCGATCTGCCAGCTCGCGAGCGTGCTCGTCGCGGGGTAGATCGGGATCGGCGCCTCGGCCCAGCGCTTGGCCGCCGCATCGCCGGCCTCGAGCGGCGTGGCGTCGTCGAACAGCTCGTAGTCGGGGTGTGCGAGCTGGCGCTGCCCCTTGTAGTCGCTCACCTTGCCGGCGAAGATGCCGCGACGACCGGGCCGGAGGTCGGCGGCGCGCCAGCGCTGGTTGAAGAAGGTGAGCGTCAGCACGCCCGTGCCGTCGGTGATCTTCGCCTCGACGATCGAGCCGCGGCGAGCGCGCATCGACCGTTCGCCGACCTCGATCACCTCGGCGATGATCGTGATGTTCTCGTCGAGCGGCAGGGTCGCGAGCGCGGTGAGCTCGCCGCGCATGGCGTAGCGCCGCGGGTAGTGCGCGAGCAGGTCGCCGACGGTGCGATGCCCGAATCCGCGCTCGAACGCCTGCGCCGTGCGACCGCCGAGCGCGCCCGACAGCCGGGAGTCGAGGGTGAACGAACCGGGCGCGATCCCGCCCGCGGTCGGCGCGTCGCGCCCGTCGGTGTCGCGCCCGTCGGTCATGGCTCGATCGTAGGCTCCGCCTCCGTCAGCGCGGCGAGCTCCGCCTGCACGTACGGGTCGTCGGGGCGTGCATCCGAGAGCTCGCGCTGCAGTGCGAGCGCCTCGTCGGTACGACCGAGGGTGCGCAGGCACCTGGCGACCGACCAGCGGGCCACGTGGCGCTGTTCGGCGGTGCCGTAGCGGTCGGCGGCGTCGACGGCCTGCTCGAAGTGGGTGAGCGCGCCCTCGGCCCTGCCGCCGTCGTGCATCGTCCAGCCGAGGTTGTTGTGCATCGCGACGCCCCAGCGCAGCAGCCGAGCGTCGCGCACCCCGTCGAGCACGTCGAACCCCTCGGCGGCCCACTCCTCTTCATGCCCCGCGTCGTTCAGCGCGAGCATGTGCAGCGCGTCGAGCACGAGGAACGTCGACCCGGCGAGCGCCGCCTCGCGCACGCCACGGGTGAGCTCGGGCACCGCGTCGGCCGGGCGGCCGGCGGATGCCGCGAGCCGGCCCCGCTCGATCGCCACGCGAGCCCGGAGCTCCGCGGCGTCCTTACCGCCATCGGCGGCGGGAACGCCCGCCGCAACGCTCTCGAGCGCGGCGAGCGCCTCGTCGACGCGGCCCTGGATGCCGATGGCCCTCGCGAGCTGCGTCGCCATCACGGCGCGCAGGTGGGCGGAGTTGCCGTCGTCGTCTGCGGCGTCCCTGAACCGCTCCTCACTGGCTGCGGGGTTCCCGAAATCCCAGAGTCGGTCGATCATCTGCTGTTCGGCGCCGCGGTGTCGGGACGGTTCGGCGGGCACCTGGTCGGTCGAGTCATCCACCCTCCCATCATGGCAGCGCACGGAGGTCGGCCGAGCATGCCGCACATCCACGCATCATGGCAGCGCGCGGAGGGCGGTCGAGCATGCCGCACATCCACGCATCATGGCAGCGCACGGAGGTCGGCCGTTATGCTCGCCTGAGCATGACCCGCATCATCGCCGGATTCGCCGGCTCACTCACCCTCCGGGTGCCGCGCTCCGGCACCCGTCCCACGAGCGACCGCGTGCGCGAGGCGATCTTCTCCGCCCTCGAGGCGCGAGACGCCCTCGACGGCGCCCGCGTGCTCGACCTCTACGCCGGCTCGGGCGCGCTCGGCCTCGAAGCGGCGAGCCGCGGCGCGACCGACGTCGTGCTCGTCGAACGCGCCAAGCCCGCGGCCGAGGTGTGCCGCGCCAATGCCGATGCCTTGCTGAAGGCGGCGAAGGGCGGGCGTCGACCGCACCTCCGCGTGGCGGTGCGCCCCGTCGCCGCGTATCTCGAGACGGCTGCCTCGGGCGTCGACCTCGCGTTCATCGACCCGCCGTACGACCTCGACGAGGTCGCCCTCGCGCGAGACCTCGAGCTGCTCGCGCCCCTGCTGGCAACCGACGCCGTCGTGATGGTCGAACGGAGCTCCCGCTCCCCCGAACCTGCGTGGCCCGCCGGCATCGAACCCGAACGCCGCCGCGACTACGGCGAGACGACCCTGTGGTGGGCGACCACGGCTCAGCCCGACCTGCCGTCCCAGCCCGAGTAGGGATCCCACCCCGTCGAGTCGATCGCGATGCCGTCGACGAAGAGCCGGCCCGCCGTGTCGGTCACGACGCCGATGCGCTCGAACGGTTCGGGCAGCACGGTATCGGCCGGGAAGGTCGCGAGCAGGCCGTGGTCTTCGCCGCCTGCGAGGGCGAGCCGCACATCCGGCCCGAGCGCGCTCGCCGAGAAGTCGATGCCGACCCCGCTCGCCTGGGCGATGCGGCGGGCGTCGCGCGCGAGCCCGTCGGACACGTCGAGCATCGACGTGGCCCCTCCGATCGCCGCGGCGACCCCGGCGGCGACGGGCGGCGACGGCGCCAACTGGGCGGCGACGAGTTCGGGATGCCTGGCGCGCAGCGCCTCGGCCGCGTCGGCGTCGGGTTCGCCAGCGGCATCCGTCGCCTCATCGAACAGCAGGGCGAGACCGCGGGCGGCGTCACCGCGAGCGCCGGCGTGCGCGACGACGTCGCCGGGATGGGCGCCGCTCCGGGTCACCGGCGACCGGCCCTCGAGGTCTCCGAAGGCCGTCACCGCGATCGTCAGCACGGCTGAGGCCGTAAGGTCGCCGCCGACGACGCCGGCTCCCGGGGCGAGCGCCGCGAGTCCCTCACGCAGTCCGTCGGCGATTCCCTCGAGCACCGCGGCGTCGAGCGACGGCGGCGCCGCGATCGCCACCACGAGCGCGGTCGGGCGCGCCCCCATGGCGGCGACGTCGGTCAGGTTC
The sequence above is a segment of the Agromyces hippuratus genome. Coding sequences within it:
- a CDS encoding DUF58 domain-containing protein, encoding MWRPRSARIATSPRLTGRSARIATWPRLTRRGATLVIVGVALLAVSLWFDSRDVLVLAFVGIAMPAVAALFVAMRKPSLGVTRRFAPPVVEAGTSTRVALVIKNRSRRTFDGAHWRDGVPSTLTAAPEAILPAMGPYESMLPSGDDTVRVEYRLRTPRRGVYPIGPLRVGIADPFGLARVDRDIGAAHEVVVTPRVTPLDAALGSAASVDGVLNGLQLRTHPNSDELIAREYRYGDPMRRVNWAATARRGELMVREEEQRGDPEARIILDTTLAGRAKPAGHRRDGDDGPHFGFELGVEVAASIGIHLLEHGYRVRCDRLDDTERGLAAGDSGAGYRMPGGDRLMLEDLARLDGPTGSAGARPASNTRAHTAGSRGRDARMPGFAVLVDPDEHDARSLVAMRSGIEPAVAFATEAVSGRIIDLLEKADWRVVRVRRAADIPAAWSGTTRVQPAAPRDAAARRGPVVPGAPDAP
- a CDS encoding AAA family ATPase, whose protein sequence is MTETTAVATKMGIDEVGARAAAIVQNVEAVIAGKREAVTSALTVLLAEGHLLIEDVPGVGKTMLAKTLARSVDATVSRIQFTPDLLPSDVTGVSVFDQASRRFEFKHGPVFANIVIGDEINRASPKTQSALLECMEERQVTADGTTYRLEPPFTVIATQNPVEMEGTYPLPEAQRDRFMARISMGYPSSADELAMLSTRETSSPLDALEPVVDLDELRGMIEAVQHVFTSQPVKEYAVDLARATREDRQLRLGASPRATLQLIRAAKAHAAMHGRDFVLPDDVDALAVPVLAHRLVPTSRAVGAHDRDSGPLIDAIVRRIVGETPVPVGSARRN
- the coaD gene encoding pantetheine-phosphate adenylyltransferase, translating into MQRIAVVPGSFDPVTRGHLDVIERAAGLYDELHVVVVHNPDKSALLPIAQRVSLIERSIAEAGIQGRIVVASWSMGLLVDYCTDVGASVLVKGVRSQLDVAYETPMAIVNRHLAGVETVFLLPDPANAHVSSSLVRQVSALGGDVAPYVPPAVAEYLQAAMTP
- a CDS encoding ATP-dependent DNA helicase RecG, translating into MTDGRDTDGRDAPTAGGIAPGSFTLDSRLSGALGGRTAQAFERGFGHRTVGDLLAHYPRRYAMRGELTALATLPLDENITIIAEVIEVGERSMRARRGSIVEAKITDGTGVLTLTFFNQRWRAADLRPGRRGIFAGKVSDYKGQRQLAHPDYELFDDATPLEAGDAAAKRWAEAPIPIYPATSTLASWQIAKAIELVLDGLAPLDDPLPASVRAAKSLLAHREALELVHRPERDGDWKRARGTLRFTEAFVLQTALLERRAELRTHTTAARQPVPGGLLERFDAALPFTLTGDQLDVGGEIAHDLGEPVPMNRLVQGEVGSGKTVVALRAMLAVADSGGQSALLAPTEVLAGQHLRSIAKMLGPDLAAELVPTLLTGQLPLAERKKALLRAAAGQSRIVVGTHALLGDNVSFADLGLVVVDEQHRFGVEQREALRLKGQSPPHVLVLTATPIPRTVAMTVFGDLDVSTIRELPAGRAGITSQVVPLAIRPTWRPRIWERLAEELALGRQAFVVCPAIEAKVVEDEGPEGRAEVASSDGDADGRADAAAPVASVVAVLAELRAHPRFAETRIAPLHGRMSADEKDAAMRAFSAGEIDVLVATTVIEVGVDVPNASAMVVVDADRFGVSQLHQLRGRVGRGSVPGLCLLVTSAVPGSLALQRVEAVAATLDGFELAQADLELRQEGDVLGAVQSGGRSSLKLLKVARDGDLIAEAREMAQEVLDGGDGLAAHPALAAAVRRRLDEETSGYLSKG
- a CDS encoding tetratricopeptide repeat protein, whose translation is MDDSTDQVPAEPSRHRGAEQQMIDRLWDFGNPAASEERFRDAADDDGNSAHLRAVMATQLARAIGIQGRVDEALAALESVAAGVPAADGGKDAAELRARVAIERGRLAASAGRPADAVPELTRGVREAALAGSTFLVLDALHMLALNDAGHEEEWAAEGFDVLDGVRDARLLRWGVAMHNNLGWTMHDGGRAEGALTHFEQAVDAADRYGTAEQRHVARWSVARCLRTLGRTDEALALQRELSDARPDDPYVQAELAALTEAEPTIEP
- a CDS encoding RsmD family RNA methyltransferase, whose translation is MTRIIAGFAGSLTLRVPRSGTRPTSDRVREAIFSALEARDALDGARVLDLYAGSGALGLEAASRGATDVVLVERAKPAAEVCRANADALLKAAKGGRRPHLRVAVRPVAAYLETAASGVDLAFIDPPYDLDEVALARDLELLAPLLATDAVVMVERSSRSPEPAWPAGIEPERRRDYGETTLWWATTAQPDLPSQPE
- the thiL gene encoding thiamine-phosphate kinase → MHEPDRADPAALPRTVGELGEDAALARILPRLRPADAAILGPGDDAAVIAAADGRFVVTTDLMVHGPDFRLAWSTPFELGWKAAATNLTDVAAMGARPTALVVAIAAPPSLDAAVLEGIADGLREGLAALAPGAGVVGGDLTASAVLTIAVTAFGDLEGRSPVTRSGAHPGDVVAHAGARGDAARGLALLFDEATDAAGEPDADAAEALRARHPELVAAQLAPSPPVAAGVAAAIGGATSMLDVSDGLARDARRIAQASGVGIDFSASALGPDVRLALAGGEDHGLLATFPADTVLPEPFERIGVVTDTAGRLFVDGIAIDSTGWDPYSGWDGRSG